GAATTACTGGCATTTACTTCACTCCTATTTTTAAAGCTTATTCGAATCATAAGTACGACACGATTGATTATATGGAAATCGACCCTCAGTTTGGTGACAAGGCTGCATTTAAACGGTTAGTGGAAACGTGTCATGCAAAAGGGATTAAAGTGATGTTGGATGCTGTGTTTAATCATAGCGGTTACTACTTACCACAATTTCAAGATGTATTAGAAAATGGAAAAGATTCTAAATATAAAGATTGGTTTCATATAAATGAGTTCCCTATAGAAACCGAGCCAAAGCCAAATTATGATACGTTTGCTTTTGTACCAACAATGCCAAAATTAAATACAGAAAATGAAGAAGTGAAAGGCTATCTATTAAAAGTTGCAAGCTATTGGATAGAGGAATTTAATATTGATGGTTGGCGTTTGGACGTGGCAAATGAAATAGATCATAGTTTTTGGCGTGAGTTCCGAAAAACAGTAAAAGCTGCTAATCCAGACGTATATATTTTAGGGGAAATTTGGCATGACTCTATGCCTTGGTTACAAGGTGATCAATTTGATGCAGTGATGAATTACCCATTCACTTCAGCTACCATTGATTACTTTGCGAAAGGTACAATAAATGCTGAGCATTTCTCCAACATAATTAATAGAGTAATTCACGCTTATCCTGAACATGTAAACGCTGTCCAATTTAACTTGCTTGATAGTCACGATACTCCAAGAATATTAACACTTTGTAACGGGAATAAAGATAGAGTTAAGTTACTATTACTATTTCAAATGTCTTTCACTGGGACACCTTGTATTTATTACGGTAATGAAATTTCTATGTCTGGTGGGGCAGATCCAGGTTGTCGTAAGTGTATGGAATGGGATGAAAGCAAGCAAGATAAAGACATGTACAGCTTCGTTCAACAGCTAATTACATATCGAAAACATAATAATGCTTTCGGAAATTCAGGTGACTTTTCTTTTATTGAAACAAATAACGAAAAAAATTATGTTGTTTACAAAAAATCAAACGCGAATGAAACATTACTTTTCATTCTTAATAACAGTGCAAAGTCAATTGATGGTGAATTTGCATTCAATGGAACTATCCAATCAAGTGAAAATTTTTGGAATGCTGATTCAATTGAAGTTAAGAATAATAAAATAGCTTTTGCACTAGATAGTTATAGTTTTGCCATCTTACAAATAAACGAAAAAAAATAATATTCTTTTAATGAGGTGTAGTAATGAAAAAGATTTGGTGGAAAGAAGCAATCGGTTATCAAATATATCCACGCAGTTTTCAAGATTCAAATGGAGATGGAATCGGTGACCTAAAA
This window of the Lottiidibacillus patelloidae genome carries:
- a CDS encoding glycoside hydrolase family 13 protein gives rise to the protein MIKEAIYHRPKNNFAYGYDEKTIHIRLRTKKNDIDEVKLIHGDPYDWNGSKWSHERNIMMKSGSDELFDYWFIAVQPPYRRLRYGFELKAKDETMFFGEKGFLSSQPEDDIAFYFCIPFLNKADIFNAPAWVKDTIWYQIFPERFANGDESINPKGTLPWGSAEPTPTNFFGGDFQGIIDRIDYLKDLGITGIYFTPIFKAYSNHKYDTIDYMEIDPQFGDKAAFKRLVETCHAKGIKVMLDAVFNHSGYYLPQFQDVLENGKDSKYKDWFHINEFPIETEPKPNYDTFAFVPTMPKLNTENEEVKGYLLKVASYWIEEFNIDGWRLDVANEIDHSFWREFRKTVKAANPDVYILGEIWHDSMPWLQGDQFDAVMNYPFTSATIDYFAKGTINAEHFSNIINRVIHAYPEHVNAVQFNLLDSHDTPRILTLCNGNKDRVKLLLLFQMSFTGTPCIYYGNEISMSGGADPGCRKCMEWDESKQDKDMYSFVQQLITYRKHNNAFGNSGDFSFIETNNEKNYVVYKKSNANETLLFILNNSAKSIDGEFAFNGTIQSSENFWNADSIEVKNNKIAFALDSYSFAILQINEKK